DNA sequence from the Terriglobales bacterium genome:
GAACTCCCCAAACCGGGTGGGCACGACCGACTCACCGACGCGCTGCACGTAGCGCTCATGCTGCATGCGGTAGCGAATGAGTTCGGCGACCGTGAGCATCTTGAGATGATGTTGCGCGCAGAACCTCACCAGGTCGGGAACGCGCGACATCGTGCCATCTTCGTTCATGATTTCGCAGATCACGCCGGCAGGCACCATGCCGGCCAAGCGAGCCAGATCCACCGATGCTTCGGTTTGGCCGGCGCGCACCAGCACCCCGCCGTGGCGGGCGCGCAGCGGGAACACGTGTCCGGGGCGAGCAAGATCAGCGGGACGGGCGGCAGGATCGATGGCGACGTGAATGGTACGAGCGCGGTCGTACGCGGAGATTCCGGTGGTCACCCCGTTGCGGGCGTCAATGGCTTCGCAGAACGCGGTGCCGAATTGCGAGGTGTTTTCCGTGGTCATGGGGCCGATACGCAAGTGGTCGAGGCGTTCCTCGGTGAGGGCCAGGCAGACGAGTCCGCGCCCGTACTTGGCCATGAAGTTAATCGCTTCCGGCGTAATCTTCTCGGCGGCGAGGGTAAGGTCGCCCTCATTTTCGCGATCTTCGTCATCCACCACGACCACCATGCGCCCGGCGCGAATTTCGTCGAGGGCAGTGGGAACGTCGGTGAATGGTGATGCGGGGGTCATTGGTGGAATTCTACAAGGAGGGACGGGGGAAGAGCTATCAGCTGTCGGCTGTGGCTCTCGGGGTGAGGACAGCGTATCCGGCAATCCGGAAGGAGATTCATCCGGCCACGGCACGTTCGGCGCCACGGAAGAGGCGGCGCATGGCGCGGATGACCAGGCGAATCATGAATGCGATGCCGAGGAGAAAGACTACTACGATTGCCCCGGCAAGCATCGGATGCCGGGTCGCGAACCAAGTGAGACCGATGGCAACGACGTCTTCACTGACGCTGAGCGCCATGTTGGAGAAGGGCTCCGGCGAGGGTGTTACAGCAGCACGGGCAGCGGTTTTTCCGCCATGAGCGGCCAGGGCAATGGCGCCTCCGGCGGCAGCGCTGAGGGCCTGCGCCACCGGCGGAAGATTGGCGGCGGCGCCGTATGCGAGCAAGGCGGCGACGGGAACACGAACAAATGTGTGCAGGGCGTTCCAGATCAAATCGAAGGCGGGAATTTTGTCGGCGAAGAACTCAATCACGAACATCACGCCGCAAATCACAATGACGGGCCAGCTTTCGACCAGATGCAGCGACGGCGGCAGAGCCAGGACCTGGGCACGGGCGAGCAGGCCCAGCGTCGCGATCGTGGCATACACGTTCAGGCCGGCGGCAAAGCTGGTGGCCGCGATCAGCGCGGCGAGTTGGTCATAAGAAATAGGCATCGCGGTGCGCGATTGTTTGGATGACCGGACTAGCCCGGGCGGCTATTGCCAACCCTCAAGTTGCCACTCGGCGATGCGAAATCGGAAAGGAAAAAGGCCGCCGTTAGGGCGGCCCAGATCCGGTCCGTCCAACCCGTTAGAGGGTGGACTCGATTTCGAAACCCCAAGCTTCCAGGAGGGGCTCGGGAATGTACTTGGAGTTCTTATTCCGGCGCGCCCACTCGCGCAGACGGGTGGAGCGCAGGTACTGATCGGGGGAGAGTTTGAACTCGCGCACGACCTGCTCGAACTCGGTGACGGTCGGGGTAATCGGCCCGATCGGCTCGGGCTTGCCCCAGTTCGGATTTCCACGTCGCTTCGCCATGATGAGATCTGACCTGCCTTAAGAAGGTTATTTATGTCCTAGATTTTTAAGGGCCAATTGATTGGATTCCAAATTCCGGCCGAAGGATTCACTTGAAACGCGCCGGGTTGCCCCACGGCTTACCGCTACGGCACGTTCCAAAACTGCTGCCAAAACCGACGATTCTAAGCACTTTTCCCGGCGGCGGCAAGTAAAAAGTCGCCAGTTTTAGGATTATTTGACGAAAGGCAATAGAATCAGCCACTTACATCATCCGATCATGCGCCGGCAGGATCAGGCAACTGAATGAAAACAAGACAGTTGCGCTCTAGGCACCGATTGAGCTTTGAAACCCGGATTTGTGCCGGGTTACCCCTTTGAAAGTCCAGTGGAGGTTTCTACCAAGTTCAGCACCAAGATCGAGGATCCGTGTCCGGGGCCGGACTTGACCGGCACGAGCCGTTCGGCTCTCGGGACTCTAAGTCCAACCCATTCTTTTTCCAAGTTGTGCGTTTCGCGTGTTTACAAGGAGTTGCGCACTGCGCAAGTAACAAAATAGAAGCAAATCTCGGTGTTAGGAATCTATTGAGGTCCGTGGCGCGCCGGTTCGTCTGCCGTATGCTCGCCCTCTAAGGAAGGTTCTTGTGGCATACGACAAAAAAAACATCGCTGAACTTGAAGAAATAGCAACAAACCTCCACGCTCAGATCGCTCTCCACCCCGAAAGCAAGTCGTCACGTCTACAACTGAAGGAGTGCGAGAGGTGGATCGAAATGCGCCGGACCCGGCTTGGCGTGACGCTCCGTGCGCTGTTCTGAGGCACTTGCCAGTGCTTCAGAACGTGACGCTTTGCCGTTTTCGCCCTTCCCGCCCGTGCTCCGACCTGCCCGCCGCTCTTTCTCCGTCAGCATTCTCCATCAGCGTCCGCGAAATTGCCGTCGCGTTCGGAGTGCGAAAAATAAATATCCAATGGGAAACAAGGTAAGACCAAGAGCAGCATTGACGAAATCAAGATAATGACCAACCCTGTTCTCAAGTCCCCACTGCATGGCAGAAAACAGGTGAAGCGCCTCGGAGACGTGAGTAAGAACCACAAGGACCAGACACCCTGAGCCGAGTAACTGAAGCAAAGAGCACGCAGTCTTTCCTCTAAGAAACAAAACCAACGCACCGGCAAACAACATGCAGGCTGGCACCAGCGCGGCTAGTGGCTTAAGTATCGTGACATTCATGGCGTGCCATCCGTGCCCCTGGAATTCATTCTAGTCACCGGCTTC
Encoded proteins:
- a CDS encoding DUF4126 domain-containing protein, with the translated sequence MPISYDQLAALIAATSFAAGLNVYATIATLGLLARAQVLALPPSLHLVESWPVIVICGVMFVIEFFADKIPAFDLIWNALHTFVRVPVAALLAYGAAANLPPVAQALSAAAGGAIALAAHGGKTAARAAVTPSPEPFSNMALSVSEDVVAIGLTWFATRHPMLAGAIVVVFLLGIAFMIRLVIRAMRRLFRGAERAVAG
- the ribB gene encoding 3,4-dihydroxy-2-butanone-4-phosphate synthase, translated to MTPASPFTDVPTALDEIRAGRMVVVVDDEDRENEGDLTLAAEKITPEAINFMAKYGRGLVCLALTEERLDHLRIGPMTTENTSQFGTAFCEAIDARNGVTTGISAYDRARTIHVAIDPAARPADLARPGHVFPLRARHGGVLVRAGQTEASVDLARLAGMVPAGVICEIMNEDGTMSRVPDLVRFCAQHHLKMLTVAELIRYRMQHERYVQRVGESVVPTRFGEFRMIAYESEVDGGESHIALLRGDVEHAAGPVLVRMHSHCLLGDVFGATWCGCHNVIEGSMQRIAEEGLGAIIYLHHGSKGFTREKLGDKPVLTFHREHRLPALPESERKTQREIGIGAQVLSDLNLRRIRLLTNHPRKVVALEGFGVEIVEQVAIPSPNAVSAP